In the genome of Chryseobacterium oryzae, one region contains:
- the mqo gene encoding malate dehydrogenase (quinone) yields the protein MRKAITSKTPKPKYDVVLIGGGIMSATLATLLHEFDPNLDIAIFERLGRFAKESTAAWNNAGTGHSAFCELNYTPQKEDGSIDIVKAEKIAEQFEVSKQFWSYLVEKNYIQNPQEFINSCAHMSLVFGENDAEYLQKRFNALKESPLFSDMEFSTDHEKLREWIPLVMSKRNQSEVLAATKMDLGTDVNFGSLTRKMAKHLLEDSKVEVFLYHEVKDINPREDGTWEMKVKDRINRHKQEVTADFVFIGAGGYALPLLESSDIKESAGYGGFPVSGQWLVTHNQDLVEQHQAKVYTQATVDAPPMSVPHLDLRIIDGKKALLFGPFAGFSTKFLKEGSYLDLPESVNTKNIRSLFGAWWHNLPLTKYLIQQVAMSKAQRMQHLREFVKDAKEEDWELKVAGQRVQIIKKDDKLGGKLEFGTEVVVNEKGTIASLLGASPGASTAVFAMLNVLEKCFPEKLQGEWKDKLLEMIPSYGQKLSENPELTKKVRDYSKEKLELIY from the coding sequence ATGCGAAAAGCAATAACCAGTAAGACACCTAAGCCAAAATACGATGTTGTTTTAATTGGCGGAGGAATTATGAGTGCGACTTTAGCCACTTTACTTCATGAATTTGATCCTAATTTAGATATTGCCATTTTCGAAAGGCTTGGTAGGTTTGCCAAAGAAAGTACCGCAGCTTGGAATAATGCCGGGACAGGGCATTCTGCATTTTGTGAGCTCAATTATACTCCACAAAAAGAAGACGGTTCTATAGATATTGTAAAAGCGGAAAAAATTGCTGAACAATTTGAGGTTTCTAAACAGTTTTGGTCTTATTTAGTTGAAAAAAATTATATCCAGAATCCACAGGAATTTATCAATTCTTGTGCACACATGAGTCTGGTTTTTGGTGAAAATGATGCAGAGTATCTTCAGAAAAGATTTAATGCTTTGAAAGAATCTCCTTTGTTTTCAGATATGGAATTTTCTACCGATCACGAAAAACTGAGAGAATGGATACCATTGGTTATGAGCAAAAGAAATCAATCTGAGGTTTTAGCTGCTACAAAAATGGATTTGGGAACCGATGTGAATTTTGGAAGTCTTACAAGAAAAATGGCAAAACATTTACTGGAAGATTCTAAGGTAGAGGTTTTTCTTTATCATGAGGTAAAAGATATCAATCCTCGTGAAGATGGTACTTGGGAAATGAAAGTGAAAGACCGTATCAACAGACATAAACAGGAAGTGACTGCCGATTTTGTATTTATCGGAGCGGGTGGATATGCATTGCCGTTACTCGAAAGTTCGGATATTAAAGAGAGTGCAGGATATGGTGGGTTTCCGGTTTCTGGACAATGGTTGGTAACTCATAATCAGGATTTGGTGGAACAACATCAGGCAAAAGTGTATACTCAGGCAACTGTAGATGCACCGCCAATGTCTGTTCCTCACTTAGATTTAAGAATTATTGATGGTAAAAAAGCTCTTCTTTTTGGTCCTTTTGCAGGTTTTTCAACAAAATTTCTGAAAGAAGGAAGTTATCTCGATTTACCGGAAAGTGTCAACACTAAAAATATCCGTTCATTATTTGGAGCTTGGTGGCATAATTTACCTCTTACAAAATATCTTATTCAGCAGGTTGCCATGAGTAAAGCTCAGAGAATGCAGCATTTAAGAGAATTTGTAAAAGATGCTAAAGAAGAAGATTGGGAATTGAAAGTGGCAGGGCAACGAGTGCAGATCATTAAAAAAGATGATAAATTAGGAGGAAAGCTGGAATTCGGAACTGAAGTCGTTGTAAACGAAAAAGGAACTATTGCTTCTTTACTTGGAGCGTCTCCTGGAGCTTCTACGGCGGTATTTGCAATGCTGAATGTTCTTGAAAAATGCTTCCCTGAAAAACTTCAAGGAGAATGGAAAGATAAACTGCTGGAAATGATCCCGTCTTATGGACAAAAACTATCAGAAAATCCTGAGTTAACGAAAAAGGTAAGAGATTATAGTAAAGAAAAATTAGAACTTATCTATTAA
- a CDS encoding homogentisate 1,2-dioxygenase: MRYHQSGNIPQKRHTVFKSPEDKFYYEQLFGTEGFHGISSLLYHIHRPTQIKSIGEAKDVSPKIAIEKNVTPRMFKGMNVTPEDDFLDSRKFLMVNNDLKMGLSKPRKSMDYFYKNAECDELLFVHKGSGILKTFVGDLSFSTGDYIIIPRGTIYQTELNSEDTVFFVLESHSPIYTPKRYRNEFGQLLEHSPFCERDIVAPTFVEPKDEKGEFLIKVKKENQITDFIYATHPFDVVGWDGYFYPYKFNIKNFEPITGRIHQPPPVHQNFEGHNYVVCSFCARMYDYHPQAIPAPYNHSNIDSDEVLFYTEGDFISRNHIDLMDFTLHPGGIVHGPHPGAMERSIGKKFTEEYAVMVDPFRPLKITEEALKIEDSTYKTSWLESEDHGLKDRLQE, encoded by the coding sequence ATGAGATACCACCAATCGGGAAATATCCCACAAAAAAGGCATACAGTTTTTAAATCGCCTGAAGATAAATTCTACTACGAGCAGCTTTTCGGGACAGAAGGTTTTCATGGTATTTCTTCATTGCTATACCATATCCATCGTCCTACTCAGATAAAATCTATAGGAGAAGCTAAAGATGTTTCGCCGAAAATAGCCATCGAAAAAAACGTTACTCCTAGAATGTTTAAAGGGATGAATGTTACACCCGAAGATGATTTTCTGGATAGCCGTAAGTTTCTGATGGTAAATAATGATCTAAAGATGGGATTATCTAAACCCAGAAAATCCATGGATTACTTCTATAAAAATGCAGAATGTGACGAGTTACTTTTTGTACACAAAGGAAGCGGAATCCTGAAAACTTTTGTAGGAGATCTCAGTTTTTCAACGGGAGACTACATTATTATCCCAAGAGGAACAATTTATCAGACAGAACTGAATTCTGAAGATACTGTATTTTTTGTGTTGGAAAGTCATTCTCCGATTTATACTCCAAAAAGATATAGAAATGAATTCGGACAACTTTTGGAACATTCACCATTCTGCGAAAGAGATATTGTTGCTCCAACTTTTGTTGAACCTAAAGATGAAAAAGGGGAGTTTCTAATTAAAGTAAAAAAAGAAAATCAGATTACCGATTTTATTTATGCAACTCATCCGTTTGATGTGGTAGGTTGGGATGGCTATTTTTATCCGTACAAATTCAACATCAAAAATTTTGAACCAATTACCGGAAGAATTCATCAGCCGCCACCGGTTCACCAAAACTTTGAAGGTCACAACTATGTAGTATGCTCGTTCTGTGCAAGAATGTACGATTATCATCCGCAAGCGATTCCTGCACCATACAATCATTCAAATATAGATTCTGATGAAGTTTTGTTTTATACAGAGGGCGATTTCATAAGCAGAAACCATATAGATTTAATGGATTTTACTTTGCATCCTGGAGGAATAGTTCACGGTCCTCATCCTGGTGCAATGGAAAGAAGCATAGGTAAAAAATTTACCGAAGAATATGCTGTAATGGTAGATCCGTTCAGACCATTAAAAATTACCGAAGAAGCTTTAAAAATTGAAGATTCTACCTATAAAACTTCGTGGCTTGAAAGTGAAGATCATGGGTTGAAAGACAGACTCCAGGAGTAG
- a CDS encoding GNAT family N-acetyltransferase, translated as MKLIKATEQDIEKIQDLARRSWESTYSEIISASQLDYMLNEMYSEQELQSHFQHPNYHYFLVIDDDLNDAGFIGFEDHYEENTTKLHRIYLVPESKGKGLGKKTLEFLTEKVKENGDNRIILNVNKYNSALKFYESQGYQVYGEGVFDIGNGYVMDDFLMEKNL; from the coding sequence ATGAAACTAATCAAAGCAACAGAACAGGATATTGAGAAAATTCAGGATTTGGCAAGAAGATCCTGGGAAAGTACGTATTCGGAAATCATTTCAGCCAGTCAGCTGGATTATATGCTTAATGAAATGTATTCTGAACAAGAATTACAGAGCCATTTTCAACATCCTAATTATCATTATTTTTTAGTTATTGATGATGATTTGAATGATGCCGGTTTTATCGGTTTTGAAGATCATTACGAAGAAAATACTACAAAACTCCACCGCATCTATCTTGTTCCCGAGAGTAAAGGTAAAGGTTTAGGCAAAAAAACACTTGAATTTTTAACTGAAAAAGTAAAAGAAAACGGAGATAACAGAATTATTTTAAATGTAAATAAGTATAATTCAGCATTAAAATTTTACGAATCGCAAGGTTATCAGGTTTACGGAGAAGGTGTTTTTGATATTGGAAACGGCTATGTGATGGATGATTTTCTGATGGAGAAAAATTTGTAA
- a CDS encoding bifunctional metallophosphatase/5'-nucleotidase produces the protein MNRKSFLKTIAGGSLAMSLAPNLMMAEELSLNSFKSATKLTILHTNDQHSRIEPFDSSYTKNPNQGGFARRASLIQKIRNEENNVLLLDSGDIFQGTPYFNFFGGELEFKLMSMMKYDASTMGNHDFDNGLDGFLKVLPNAKFPFICSNYDFKNTILDGKTSQYQIFDKNGIKVGIFGVGIQLEGLVGKKQYGETIWNNPIDVAQHYSNFLKNEKKCDLVICLSHIGYDYEDEPQKLSDKILASQTENIDLILGGHTHTFLPEPQNFKNRQGKNVLVNQVGWAGLLLGRIDFFFDHHKNVKQISWNNQAIDSSIIA, from the coding sequence ATGAACAGAAAAAGTTTTTTAAAAACAATAGCAGGTGGATCTTTGGCAATGTCTTTAGCTCCCAATTTGATGATGGCAGAAGAATTGAGTTTAAATTCTTTTAAATCAGCAACAAAACTTACCATTCTTCATACCAACGACCAGCACAGCAGAATAGAGCCTTTTGACTCCAGCTACACCAAAAACCCTAATCAGGGCGGGTTTGCAAGAAGAGCAAGTTTAATACAAAAGATTCGTAACGAAGAAAATAATGTACTTCTTTTAGATTCCGGTGATATTTTCCAGGGAACACCTTATTTCAATTTTTTTGGCGGAGAGCTTGAGTTTAAACTGATGTCTATGATGAAATACGATGCTTCCACGATGGGGAATCATGATTTCGACAATGGTTTGGACGGATTTCTAAAGGTTTTACCCAATGCTAAATTTCCTTTCATCTGTTCTAATTATGATTTTAAAAATACAATATTAGACGGAAAAACATCCCAATATCAAATTTTCGATAAAAATGGGATTAAAGTAGGAATTTTTGGGGTGGGAATTCAGCTTGAAGGTCTTGTAGGCAAAAAACAGTACGGCGAAACCATTTGGAATAATCCTATTGATGTTGCACAACATTATTCTAACTTTCTGAAGAATGAAAAAAAATGTGATTTGGTAATATGCCTTTCCCACATAGGTTATGATTACGAAGATGAGCCACAAAAACTAAGTGATAAAATTTTAGCTTCTCAAACAGAGAATATTGATTTAATTCTTGGAGGGCACACCCATACTTTCTTGCCCGAGCCTCAGAATTTCAAAAACAGACAAGGGAAAAATGTTTTGGTAAACCAGGTGGGTTGGGCTGGCTTGCTTTTGGGCAGAATAGATTTCTTTTTCGATCATCATAAAAACGTAAAACAGATTTCCTGGAATAATCAGGCAATCGACAGCAGTATAATCGCTTAA
- the dapA gene encoding 4-hydroxy-tetrahydrodipicolinate synthase, which yields MSILKGVGVALVTPFNEDLSVDFDSLTKLVEYNIDNGTNFLVVLGTTAEAATLSVEEKKQVTDHIIKVNSKRLPLVLGIGGNNTLEVKKQIEETDLSDFTAVLSVSPYYNKPNQEGLYQHYKALASTGKNIIIYNVPSRTGQNLEAETTLRLAKEFPNLFLIKEAAPNILQYFDILRKKPEGFNLVSGDDEFTLPVTLAGGAGVISVIGQAYPKEFSTMVQLALEKKVDQAYEIHNKLVEITRLIFAEGNPCGVKVVLAEKGLIKNYLRLPLVPASEGLYVKIKNEMAKI from the coding sequence ATGAGCATTTTAAAAGGTGTAGGTGTTGCTTTGGTAACACCCTTTAATGAAGATTTATCGGTAGATTTCGACAGTTTAACCAAACTTGTGGAGTACAATATCGATAACGGAACCAACTTTTTGGTTGTTTTGGGAACTACAGCAGAGGCGGCAACGCTTTCAGTAGAGGAGAAAAAACAGGTAACAGATCATATCATTAAGGTTAATAGTAAACGTCTTCCGTTGGTTTTAGGAATTGGCGGAAATAATACGCTTGAAGTTAAAAAACAGATCGAAGAGACGGATCTTTCAGATTTTACGGCGGTATTGTCGGTTTCCCCATACTACAACAAACCAAATCAGGAAGGGCTTTATCAGCATTATAAAGCTTTAGCTTCTACAGGAAAAAATATTATCATTTATAACGTTCCGTCAAGAACCGGACAGAATTTGGAAGCAGAAACCACTTTACGTTTGGCAAAAGAATTCCCTAATTTATTCCTGATTAAAGAAGCGGCACCAAATATTCTTCAGTATTTTGATATTCTGAGAAAAAAGCCTGAAGGCTTCAATCTGGTTTCCGGAGATGATGAATTTACACTTCCCGTAACTTTAGCAGGTGGAGCAGGGGTTATTTCTGTGATCGGGCAGGCGTACCCTAAAGAATTTTCTACAATGGTTCAATTGGCTTTAGAAAAAAAAGTGGACCAAGCTTATGAAATTCATAACAAATTGGTAGAAATTACCCGACTTATTTTCGCTGAAGGAAATCCTTGCGGTGTGAAAGTTGTTTTGGCTGAAAAAGGACTCATTAAAAATTACCTGAGACTTCCTTTAGTTCCGGCTTCAGAAGGACTTTATGTAAAAATTAAAAATGAAATGGCTAAGATTTAA
- the recO gene encoding DNA repair protein RecO: MISQNGFLLSFIKYGENDAILHCFTEDEGFQTYFLKGIYTKKNKKKAFLLPLNNLNITVNSNKNTAIKTISKFEIAQLSDIYTDIKANAVIFFVADFLNHILRNEDKNISIFREMEALIKQLESKNYSSHFVFLLIILRIQGVAPLLGEGNFLDPETGTFSHIETHHFFNDQTSLIWKTILTETNPYEIKIAQSQRKNFLDSVLIYYHYHVTDFRTPDSLEVLQQIFE; this comes from the coding sequence ATGATTTCTCAGAACGGATTTTTGTTGTCTTTCATTAAGTATGGTGAAAATGATGCAATCCTGCATTGCTTCACCGAAGATGAAGGTTTTCAAACTTATTTCCTGAAAGGAATTTATACCAAAAAAAATAAAAAGAAAGCTTTTTTACTCCCACTCAATAATCTGAATATTACTGTAAACAGTAATAAAAATACAGCCATAAAAACAATTTCTAAATTTGAAATTGCACAGCTTAGCGATATTTATACGGACATAAAAGCAAATGCCGTAATTTTTTTTGTTGCAGATTTTCTGAATCATATATTAAGAAATGAGGACAAAAACATATCTATTTTTCGGGAAATGGAAGCATTGATAAAACAATTGGAAAGCAAAAACTATAGCTCTCATTTTGTTTTTTTACTCATTATTTTGAGAATTCAGGGTGTAGCGCCGCTTTTAGGTGAAGGAAATTTTCTGGATCCTGAAACCGGAACATTTTCTCACATAGAAACGCATCATTTCTTTAACGACCAAACCTCTTTAATCTGGAAAACCATTCTTACCGAAACCAATCCTTACGAAATAAAAATTGCTCAATCTCAAAGAAAAAACTTTTTAGACAGCGTATTGATCTACTATCACTATCATGTTACCGATTTCAGAACACCCGATTCTTTAGAAGTGCTGCAGCAAATTTTCGAGTAA
- a CDS encoding 5'-nucleotidase C-terminal domain-containing protein, translating to MQNKLLLLGIALVSLTACKTTSSQLVHVETQKNISINNELKSDEELAKFIEPYTLKLNKEMNQKISHTQVNLTKEGDNSNLGNLLADYTFDGADKWAKTNLGRTIDAALINIGGIRTTIGKGDILLKNVYEVMPFENEVIIVKFKGSDLMGLFEYYAKYQKNNPVSHLYIETNQGSVSKALINGKTINPDQDYYVATSDYLALGGDNMKFFSKGEMIPTGIKLRDLFIEYFKNNTDINPNEEIRLHFIDKK from the coding sequence ATGCAGAATAAACTTTTGTTGCTTGGGATTGCGTTGGTTTCACTTACAGCATGCAAAACGACCTCGTCGCAGCTAGTTCATGTTGAAACTCAAAAAAACATTTCCATTAATAATGAGCTGAAGAGCGATGAAGAACTTGCCAAATTTATAGAGCCCTACACCCTGAAGCTTAATAAAGAGATGAACCAAAAAATCTCTCATACACAGGTTAATCTCACTAAGGAAGGCGATAATAGCAATTTGGGAAATCTTCTAGCAGATTACACTTTCGACGGAGCTGATAAATGGGCAAAAACCAATCTCGGACGTACTATAGATGCCGCTCTCATCAACATTGGAGGGATCCGTACCACGATTGGAAAAGGAGATATTCTTCTGAAAAATGTTTATGAAGTAATGCCTTTTGAAAATGAGGTAATCATTGTTAAATTTAAAGGTTCAGATTTAATGGGGCTTTTTGAGTATTATGCCAAATACCAAAAGAATAATCCTGTTTCGCATTTATATATAGAAACAAACCAAGGATCGGTTTCTAAAGCTTTGATTAATGGAAAAACGATAAATCCGGATCAGGACTATTATGTTGCCACTTCAGACTATTTGGCTTTGGGAGGCGATAATATGAAGTTTTTCAGCAAAGGAGAAATGATCCCTACAGGAATAAAACTGAGAGATTTGTTTATTGAATATTTCAAAAACAATACAGACATCAATCCTAACGAAGAGATTCGTTTACACTTTATTGATAAAAAATAA
- the porZ gene encoding type IX secretion system anionic LPS delivery protein PorZ translates to MKKLLISLGIFATLQFADAQNITSKKWADHFSYNNVLAMKEDNGKIIAATENGIFYYTIATGEISKLSKANGLHEVKISAFDYNPQTKIGLVGYQNGSLDVITPQGITLVVDIPIATGYNGSKKINHISITGDKAVVSVGYGLSIFDLKKKEFGDSTFFVSTGGVYLASNEATIKDNKVFSVTNDGFKSHEMNTTFPVYSTWTTEFPGYYKHIDSESAIAFSSGNTAYIYNNGVATPVSQSFGNISDLVVNSDNIVITDGARIYTYNTSGNNTGNFALGETCNTATRIGSKIYGGTVLSGIKTEDEVTYKPDGPYFNYAYKIRLFNDNQILVSTGIRANGYNDPQINPKNPGFYYFTGTEWLYPSIFKGSSTVFNVIDAFPDPANTADVFFSNYNYAAGYGIYKMKYNSGSKDFDFVKLYDLAAVDPYMNRPVGFTSDEQNNIFSTVSFYNGTSGSIGFYERTTDKFVLKDLSTSAALQYPIYSKDLLWIPIPRTINFVVYDTKKTANISDDTQYLLDQNNGLAGETISFAMDKSGDGWFGMQNGLRILPNAATAVKSNPTLQPIVIEQGGLAEELFRDSPILQIEVDGGNQKWVSVEDGGVYYLSANGEKIIKHFNKTNSPLPTNMVTDIKIDKKTGKVYFVTFDGIVTYQGDVSDVTSDFGNVLVYPNPVVQSQFKGNVTIKGLAEKTNIRITDAAGNLVHSAVARNGYYEWNLNNQRGTRVASGIYFVLMTNEDGSDKATAKIAVVN, encoded by the coding sequence ATGAAAAAACTTTTAATTTCTCTAGGTATTTTTGCAACATTGCAGTTTGCAGATGCTCAAAATATTACGTCTAAAAAGTGGGCAGATCATTTTTCCTATAATAATGTTCTTGCTATGAAGGAAGACAATGGCAAAATTATCGCTGCTACAGAAAACGGAATTTTTTATTATACCATCGCCACAGGAGAAATTTCAAAACTTTCTAAAGCCAACGGTCTCCATGAAGTAAAAATTTCTGCTTTCGATTATAATCCACAGACCAAAATCGGATTGGTAGGTTACCAAAATGGCTCTCTGGATGTTATTACTCCACAAGGAATAACTCTTGTGGTAGATATTCCTATCGCAACAGGATATAACGGAAGCAAAAAAATTAATCATATTTCTATTACAGGAGATAAAGCTGTTGTTTCTGTAGGATATGGTTTGTCTATATTTGATCTGAAGAAAAAAGAATTCGGAGATTCTACATTTTTTGTTTCTACAGGCGGTGTTTATTTAGCCAGTAATGAAGCAACAATTAAAGACAATAAAGTTTTTTCAGTTACCAATGATGGCTTCAAAAGCCACGAAATGAATACTACATTTCCTGTATATTCTACTTGGACAACAGAATTTCCTGGTTATTACAAACATATAGATTCTGAATCTGCAATCGCTTTTTCTTCTGGCAATACTGCCTATATCTACAATAATGGAGTTGCAACACCTGTTTCTCAATCTTTCGGAAACATTTCGGATCTGGTAGTAAATTCAGACAATATTGTAATAACAGATGGAGCAAGAATTTACACCTACAATACTTCGGGAAACAATACAGGAAATTTTGCTTTGGGCGAAACCTGTAATACGGCAACAAGAATTGGATCTAAAATCTATGGTGGAACTGTACTTTCCGGAATTAAAACTGAGGACGAAGTAACGTATAAACCCGATGGTCCATACTTTAATTATGCCTATAAAATTAGATTATTCAACGATAACCAAATTTTAGTTTCTACGGGAATTAGGGCTAATGGATATAATGATCCTCAAATAAATCCAAAAAATCCCGGATTTTATTATTTTACAGGAACAGAATGGCTTTATCCTTCTATTTTTAAAGGAAGTTCTACTGTATTTAACGTGATCGATGCTTTCCCAGATCCTGCCAATACTGCAGATGTTTTCTTCAGTAATTATAATTACGCCGCAGGATACGGAATTTACAAAATGAAATATAATTCTGGTTCCAAAGATTTTGATTTTGTAAAATTATATGATTTAGCAGCCGTAGACCCTTATATGAACCGACCGGTAGGCTTTACATCGGACGAGCAAAACAATATATTTTCTACAGTTTCATTTTATAACGGAACTTCAGGTTCAATAGGTTTTTACGAAAGAACTACAGATAAATTTGTACTAAAAGATCTCAGCACAAGTGCTGCACTTCAATATCCCATTTACAGCAAAGATTTATTATGGATTCCGATTCCCAGAACCATAAATTTTGTCGTTTATGATACAAAAAAGACTGCTAATATTTCGGATGACACACAATATTTACTCGATCAAAATAACGGACTTGCAGGCGAAACCATATCTTTTGCCATGGATAAGTCGGGAGATGGCTGGTTCGGAATGCAAAATGGACTGAGAATTCTTCCTAATGCTGCAACAGCCGTTAAAAGCAACCCTACTCTTCAACCCATTGTGATTGAACAGGGAGGTTTAGCAGAGGAACTTTTCAGAGATTCGCCTATTCTCCAGATTGAAGTTGATGGTGGAAACCAAAAATGGGTATCAGTAGAAGATGGTGGTGTATATTATCTTTCTGCCAATGGAGAAAAAATTATTAAACATTTTAATAAAACCAACTCTCCGCTCCCAACCAATATGGTTACAGACATTAAAATTGATAAAAAAACAGGAAAGGTGTACTTTGTTACCTTCGACGGAATTGTTACGTATCAGGGAGATGTAAGCGATGTAACTTCAGATTTTGGAAATGTTTTGGTATATCCTAATCCAGTAGTGCAGTCGCAGTTCAAAGGAAATGTAACTATTAAAGGTTTGGCGGAGAAAACCAATATCCGAATTACAGATGCAGCAGGGAATTTAGTTCACTCCGCAGTTGCCCGAAATGGATATTATGAATGGAACCTTAACAACCAAAGAGGAACCAGAGTAGCTTCAGGAATTTATTTCGTACTTATGACTAATGAAGATGGTTCAGACAAAGCTACCGCTAAAATTGCTGTAGTGAATTAA
- a CDS encoding beta strand repeat-containing protein has translation MFSTYSLAQVGVNTTTPESTFDVRAKNHLGIVSGTDGVLVPRVSNLSTDGTIAGTVNGTINGQLVYLTVDSSPYTQGFHYWDGTKWNRVGLSSDSWNLKGNSGTSEANNFLGTTDNHALKFRVNNNKAGRFDMNNTILGYDSESTQSNLSNATIVGVQSGNNVNALAPIVIGARSVQSGMTGSYNIVMGYYSGNALGSGTQNIFIGDNLGNTINTGNFNIGIGSQALGGANGALTSNIAIGRQAGNIAQGSNNVMIGDNAGFHFTGGNSLLIGYSAGSDATGDQNIVMGTRAGEQMGGGVNNIIMGNLSGQFATGNNNVAIGLNSLSTTGANGSNNTFLGTYSGVNVTSGDNVFIGTNSGNGSNTSGGFNTFVGSGAGQSYKNSTNSVALGYAAGAGNENGNLNTNIGYNSKVPNNSLTNTTALGANSYVEQSNSLVLGSVSGKNGANTNTNVGIGTTAPNSTLQVVGSVSMSINSINDDSIINYDVTSSDYTIVKNTTVALSVKLPAATSSNIGRIINVVKGGNSSTVLTVVPSGSDIIKRGTASQSSFTVSLFATFQSNGNGIWHQISGS, from the coding sequence TTGTTCTCGACCTACTCTTTAGCACAAGTTGGCGTTAACACAACTACTCCCGAATCAACATTTGACGTAAGAGCAAAAAATCATTTAGGAATAGTATCGGGAACAGACGGAGTTCTAGTACCTAGGGTGAGCAACCTTAGCACAGACGGTACCATAGCAGGAACAGTGAATGGAACAATTAACGGTCAATTAGTTTATTTAACAGTAGATTCTTCTCCTTATACACAAGGCTTTCACTATTGGGACGGTACCAAATGGAATCGTGTTGGCTTATCGTCTGACAGTTGGAATCTCAAAGGTAATAGTGGCACATCAGAAGCCAATAACTTTCTTGGAACTACAGATAATCATGCTCTAAAATTTAGAGTCAACAACAATAAAGCCGGTCGATTTGATATGAATAATACAATCTTAGGCTACGACTCAGAATCTACACAATCCAATCTTTCTAACGCGACCATTGTTGGAGTCCAAAGTGGAAACAATGTTAATGCTCTAGCTCCAATCGTAATAGGGGCACGTTCTGTACAATCTGGAATGACTGGTTCTTACAATATTGTAATGGGTTACTATTCCGGTAATGCACTTGGCAGTGGTACACAAAATATTTTCATTGGTGATAATCTAGGAAATACTATAAATACCGGGAATTTTAATATCGGAATAGGAAGCCAAGCACTTGGTGGCGCAAACGGAGCCCTTACAAGTAATATTGCCATTGGAAGACAAGCTGGAAACATCGCTCAAGGTAGTAATAATGTTATGATTGGTGATAATGCCGGTTTTCATTTCACAGGCGGTAACAGTCTTCTAATTGGTTATAGTGCAGGATCTGATGCAACTGGTGACCAAAACATTGTGATGGGAACTCGTGCTGGCGAACAAATGGGTGGCGGAGTTAATAATATAATAATGGGTAATTTATCCGGTCAGTTTGCTACAGGAAATAATAATGTAGCTATCGGTCTTAACTCTTTGTCAACTACTGGTGCAAATGGCTCTAACAATACATTTTTGGGAACCTATTCTGGAGTAAATGTAACAAGTGGTGACAATGTATTTATAGGAACTAATTCCGGTAACGGAAGCAATACTTCGGGAGGTTTTAATACTTTTGTGGGTAGCGGCGCTGGACAATCTTACAAGAATAGTACAAATAGTGTAGCATTAGGATATGCTGCAGGTGCAGGCAATGAAAATGGAAACTTAAACACCAATATTGGTTATAATTCTAAAGTACCAAATAATAGCCTTACAAATACAACAGCATTAGGTGCGAACTCTTATGTGGAGCAAAGCAATTCTTTGGTTTTAGGATCTGTTAGTGGTAAAAATGGAGCAAATACAAATACTAATGTCGGTATTGGAACTACAGCACCAAATAGTACATTGCAAGTTGTAGGTAGTGTTAGTATGTCTATTAATAGTATTAATGATGATTCTATTATAAATTATGACGTTACAAGTTCTGATTATACAATAGTAAAAAACACTACTGTAGCACTTTCGGTGAAGTTACCCGCAGCAACAAGTAGCAATATTGGAAGAATCATTAATGTTGTAAAAGGTGGTAACAGCTCAACTGTTCTTACTGTAGTTCCTTCTGGAAGTGATATAATTAAGAGAGGTACAGCATCTCAATCTTCTTTTACAGTTTCTCTTTTTGCAACATTTCAATCAAACGGTAACGGTATTTGGCACCAGATATCTGGTTCTTAA